In one window of Legionella fallonii LLAP-10 DNA:
- a CDS encoding hydroxymyristoyl-ACP dehydratase, with protein sequence MSFLFVDRIVELTSGEWIRGVKHINRDDFYLTTDAQGKLCFISSLIGETLGQLAAWNVMQRNEFTLRPVAGVVSCAKLHRPAYVGETLLLESYIDLIDDKVVQYHSEARVGDELVFSIEGALGPLLPMSDFIGIGEIKRQFAEIYRPGDWAAISTIVNSDAIDDQLNASFNTAIAPMMFDRVLLSEPGNNLVAEKRISKSAPYFPDHFPYKPVLPMTVLLECKINLAKEFIARAKYDVNYQVSELRKIKMNDFILPGDVIVCHVKVKKQTDDELILTYRSEVDGKRVCVVDVVLIPQ encoded by the coding sequence ATGAGTTTTTTGTTTGTCGATAGAATTGTTGAGCTAACCTCGGGTGAATGGATTCGAGGGGTTAAGCATATTAACAGAGATGATTTTTATCTAACTACTGATGCACAAGGTAAGCTTTGTTTTATCTCGTCCCTAATTGGTGAGACATTAGGGCAGTTAGCTGCTTGGAATGTGATGCAGCGCAATGAGTTTACCTTAAGACCTGTTGCTGGTGTTGTTAGTTGTGCCAAATTGCATCGTCCTGCATACGTGGGGGAAACGCTCTTACTTGAGTCTTACATAGATTTGATTGACGATAAGGTCGTGCAATATCACAGTGAAGCGAGGGTTGGAGATGAGCTGGTTTTTAGCATTGAAGGGGCTTTAGGTCCATTATTGCCAATGAGTGATTTTATTGGCATAGGAGAGATTAAACGTCAATTTGCTGAAATATACCGTCCTGGTGATTGGGCTGCAATAAGTACCATAGTAAATAGTGATGCAATAGATGATCAACTTAATGCGTCATTTAACACAGCTATAGCTCCAATGATGTTTGACCGAGTTCTTTTAAGTGAGCCCGGAAATAATCTTGTTGCTGAAAAGCGGATAAGTAAGTCTGCACCATACTTTCCTGATCATTTTCCCTATAAACCTGTATTGCCAATGACAGTATTATTGGAATGTAAGATAAATTTAGCTAAAGAGTTTATAGCTCGTGCGAAATATGATGTAAATTATCAAGTAAGCGAACTACGTAAAATCAAAATGAATGATTTTATTCTGCCAGGTGATGTCATTGTTTGCCATGTAAAAGTAAAGAAGCAAACGGATGATGAATTAATATTGACTTATCGTAGTGAAGTTGATGGTAAGCGTGTTTGTGTTGTGGACGTAGTGCTTATACCCCAATAG
- a CDS encoding acyl carrier protein has product MNMADVYPKVREIIADVLVIDQDEISLNSRLITDLGAESIDFLDLVFQLEKEFKIKIPRGQLEKNARGDLAEDEFEKGGVITAVGLEALKNYLTEVPADQFKSNMKVNEIPMLFTVETFCKLVVSAAVQQQSLETTA; this is encoded by the coding sequence ATGAATATGGCTGACGTTTACCCTAAAGTTAGGGAAATTATTGCTGATGTGTTAGTAATTGATCAAGATGAAATCTCTTTAAATAGCCGTTTAATCACGGATTTAGGTGCAGAGTCTATTGATTTTCTTGATCTGGTTTTTCAATTGGAAAAAGAATTTAAAATTAAAATCCCTCGTGGACAATTAGAAAAAAATGCCCGTGGGGATTTAGCTGAAGATGAATTCGAAAAGGGCGGTGTTATTACTGCTGTAGGCCTTGAGGCGTTAAAAAACTATTTAACAGAAGTCCCTGCGGATCAATTTAAATCAAATATGAAAGTTAATGAAATCCCAATGCTGTTTACCGTTGAAACATTTTGCAAATTAGTCGTTTCTGCAGCGGTTCAGCAACAAAGTCTGGAAACTACTGCTTAA